One stretch of candidate division KSB1 bacterium DNA includes these proteins:
- the mutM gene encoding bifunctional DNA-formamidopyrimidine glycosylase/DNA-(apurinic or apyrimidinic site) lyase, which produces MPELPEVETIRRSLEAKICGRPITGVEVRDGRLRHPVDKAAVCSVVGRRIVALGRRGKYLLMTLDDGRMVVIHLGMSGHLRLCAPGSPLERHDHVLFTLGADWQLRYNDPRRFGTVQVVKNAEIEQRGAFANLGPEPLSGAFTAAYLRGRAQGRSVAVKSFLMDCRVVAGVGNIYANEALFRAGINPLRAAGSLSALEWRRLRRTVREVLRAAIKRGGTTLGDERFRNPEGEKGYFQVRLDVYGREGLPCPRCGANIVRVRLAGRSTYFCPGCQR; this is translated from the coding sequence ATGCCGGAGCTGCCAGAAGTAGAAACCATTCGCCGCTCTCTCGAGGCAAAGATTTGCGGTCGTCCGATCACCGGGGTAGAGGTGCGGGACGGACGCTTGCGTCATCCAGTGGACAAGGCGGCAGTGTGCAGTGTGGTAGGGCGCAGGATCGTGGCCCTCGGCAGACGGGGCAAGTACTTGCTGATGACGCTTGACGACGGGCGGATGGTGGTCATCCACCTGGGGATGAGCGGGCACCTGCGCTTGTGCGCCCCTGGCTCACCGCTTGAGAGGCACGATCACGTGCTGTTCACGTTGGGGGCAGACTGGCAGTTGCGCTACAATGACCCACGCCGCTTTGGCACCGTGCAAGTGGTGAAGAATGCGGAAATTGAGCAGCGGGGCGCTTTCGCGAACCTGGGCCCCGAGCCGCTGAGCGGCGCCTTCACGGCGGCCTACCTGCGAGGGCGCGCCCAGGGGCGGAGCGTCGCGGTCAAAAGCTTCCTCATGGACTGCCGGGTTGTGGCAGGCGTAGGCAACATTTACGCAAACGAGGCGCTATTTCGCGCCGGCATCAATCCGTTACGGGCGGCTGGCTCGCTGTCGGCGCTGGAGTGGCGGCGCCTGCGCCGTACCGTGCGCGAGGTGCTGCGCGCTGCCATCAAGCGAGGCGGCACCACTCTGGGCGATGAGCGGTTTCGCAATCCTGAGGGGGAAAAAGGTTATTTTCAGGTACGGCTTGATGTGTACGGGCGGGAGGGGCTGCCTTGCCCACGGTGTGGGGCGAACATCGTGCGGGTGCGGCTCGCCGGGCGGAGCACCTATTTCTGTCCAGGTTGCCAGAGGTGA
- a CDS encoding ABC transporter permease, whose translation MRRVLCVIRKEFLQVFRDRAMVFLIFMAPIVQLVVLGYVVSSEVRHLATVVCDGDRSLHSRELVARLQSSKYFDVLLVEKDIKRLGDYFERGRAAVALVIPTGFSRDVVAGRTPALQVVLDGQDANSSNVALGYASGLMQDYLSEQLQHQACVLGRRPRVVEPRVQVWFNPDLRDRNYMIPGIVAFLLTLTTALLSGMGLVREKEVGTLEQLNVTPIKPYQLLLGKTIPFAILGFGEVALAIAVARLWYRIPLLGNIGLLALFVVLFLFTTLGIGLFVSSSSTTQQQAMFLTWFILIFALITSGFLFPIENMPVWIQALSYLNPLRYFMLVVRAIFIKGSGVSELWEQGVILAVFGLAILLVSARRFEKRIR comes from the coding sequence ATGCGGCGCGTGCTCTGTGTCATTCGCAAAGAGTTCTTGCAAGTGTTTCGCGACCGGGCAATGGTGTTTCTGATTTTCATGGCGCCAATTGTGCAGCTCGTGGTGTTGGGGTATGTGGTCTCCAGCGAGGTCAGACATCTGGCGACGGTAGTCTGCGACGGCGATCGCTCCCTGCACAGCCGCGAGCTCGTCGCGCGTCTGCAGAGTTCGAAGTACTTCGATGTGCTCTTGGTTGAGAAGGATATTAAGCGGCTGGGAGACTATTTTGAGCGTGGCCGTGCCGCTGTGGCGCTGGTCATACCCACGGGCTTTTCCCGCGATGTGGTAGCCGGTCGCACGCCAGCGCTCCAAGTCGTGCTGGACGGACAGGACGCGAATAGTTCCAATGTGGCCCTTGGCTATGCAAGCGGCCTGATGCAGGACTATCTCAGCGAGCAGCTGCAACACCAGGCGTGTGTTCTCGGGCGCAGGCCACGGGTTGTAGAGCCCCGCGTGCAAGTCTGGTTCAATCCGGACCTCAGGGATCGCAACTACATGATCCCGGGTATTGTCGCTTTTCTGCTCACGCTCACCACCGCGCTGCTCAGCGGGATGGGGCTTGTCCGGGAAAAGGAAGTGGGCACCCTGGAACAGCTGAACGTCACGCCCATCAAGCCCTACCAATTGCTTTTGGGCAAGACCATCCCGTTTGCGATACTGGGTTTTGGCGAGGTCGCCTTGGCCATCGCCGTCGCCCGCTTGTGGTACCGGATACCCCTGCTGGGAAACATCGGGCTCCTGGCCCTGTTTGTGGTGCTATTTCTTTTTACAACCCTGGGTATTGGCCTCTTTGTGTCGTCCAGTTCGACCACTCAGCAGCAGGCCATGTTCTTGACCTGGTTCATTCTCATATTCGCCCTGATTACTTCTGGTTTTCTCTTTCCCATCGAGAACATGCCGGTGTGGATACAAGCGCTGAGCTACCTGAACCCGTTGCGCTACTTCATGTTGGTGGTGCGCGCGATCTTCATCAAGGGCTCTGGCGTCAGCGAGTTGTGGGAGCAAGGAGTGATCCTTGCGGTGTTCGGCCTCGCTATCCTCTTGGTGAGCGCGAGGCGTTTTGAGAAGCGGATTCGGTGA
- a CDS encoding ABC transporter permease — protein sequence MRPASRVTKMRSRLLAIARKEFLHILRDQRSLIVIFLLPLIMMVLYGYAITFDIKEIRMGLIDRDNTPASRALSRSFTAGGLFRVVAQPNEMSQVEGLMRRGKVHAALIIPRGYQRELYTKPTAAVELLIDGANANTATIVLSYARMLMAKMAVERLPGMPVPFEVRQVVLYNPEQRSMVFIVPGLVAVLIMMICALLTSIAVARERETNTVEQILVSPIHPLELILGKLGPYVIVALLDASSVVVFSVLVFGIPFRGSAALLLLLSVVFVYASLSLGVLISSRATTQRAALMGAVMATLLPSILLSGFIFPIGSMPRALQIITYVVPARYYLRIIRGIMLKGVGFLHLWHDALALFLFGTVLLLISVGRFRTRLEG from the coding sequence ATGCGCCCAGCGAGCCGGGTCACCAAGATGCGTAGCCGCCTGCTCGCCATAGCCCGCAAGGAGTTCCTGCACATCCTCCGGGACCAGCGGAGCCTGATCGTCATCTTCCTCCTCCCGCTCATCATGATGGTGCTCTACGGCTACGCCATCACTTTCGACATCAAAGAAATCAGAATGGGGCTGATCGACCGAGACAACACGCCGGCGTCGCGGGCGTTGTCGCGTTCCTTCACGGCGGGTGGCTTGTTTCGCGTGGTTGCTCAACCGAACGAGATGAGTCAGGTCGAGGGACTGATGCGCAGGGGCAAGGTGCATGCTGCCCTGATTATTCCCCGCGGCTACCAGCGGGAGCTGTACACCAAGCCGACCGCTGCTGTGGAACTGCTCATCGACGGTGCCAACGCGAACACGGCGACCATCGTCCTCAGCTACGCGCGCATGCTCATGGCGAAGATGGCCGTGGAGCGCCTGCCAGGGATGCCCGTCCCCTTTGAGGTGCGCCAGGTGGTCCTGTACAACCCGGAACAGCGCAGCATGGTCTTCATCGTGCCGGGGCTGGTGGCCGTGCTCATTATGATGATTTGCGCCCTGCTCACCTCCATAGCCGTCGCGCGCGAGCGAGAGACCAACACCGTGGAGCAGATCCTTGTCTCTCCAATCCATCCGCTGGAACTCATCCTCGGCAAGCTCGGCCCTTATGTGATCGTCGCGCTGTTGGATGCCAGCTCGGTGGTGGTCTTTTCGGTGCTGGTGTTTGGCATTCCCTTCCGGGGGAGCGCAGCCCTCTTGCTCCTTCTTTCAGTGGTGTTTGTCTATGCTTCACTCAGCCTTGGCGTGCTCATCTCCTCTCGGGCGACGACGCAACGCGCCGCGCTCATGGGTGCCGTGATGGCAACGTTGCTGCCGTCAATACTCCTGTCCGGCTTCATTTTCCCGATCGGGTCGATGCCAAGGGCGCTCCAGATAATCACCTATGTCGTGCCGGCACGATACTACCTGCGGATCATCAGAGGCATCATGCTCAAAGGTGTTGGTTTCCTTCATTTGTGGCACGACGCGTTGGCGCTTTTCCTGTTCGGTACAGTCCTGCTCCTCATCAGCGTGGGGAGGTTCCGCACGAGGCTGGAGGGTTAG
- a CDS encoding ABC transporter ATP-binding protein — MTTWADNAVAIHAEGLCRTFGSFVAVDHVSIDVRYGEVFGFLGANGAGKTTTIRMLCGLLAPTSGQAWVAGFDVVRASERVKASIGYMSQRFSLYEDLTVEENLDFYGGIYGLHGQRLHSRKEAMMESLELAPHRRKLARTLPLGWKQRLALCCATLHEPRVLFLDEPTAGVDPLSRRAFWQLVYGVAEQGSAVFVTTHYMDEAEYCNRLGIMHEGRLVACGSPAALRARFRAGPMEEVFVQIVEGGAHPAHAPSEPGHQDA; from the coding sequence GTGACGACATGGGCAGACAACGCTGTGGCAATTCACGCGGAGGGTCTTTGCCGCACCTTTGGCTCCTTCGTAGCGGTGGACCACGTCTCCATCGATGTGCGCTATGGCGAGGTGTTTGGCTTCTTAGGTGCAAATGGTGCGGGCAAGACTACTACCATCCGCATGCTGTGCGGCCTTTTGGCTCCCACTTCCGGCCAGGCATGGGTGGCGGGTTTTGACGTGGTGCGCGCCAGCGAACGCGTCAAGGCATCCATCGGCTACATGTCCCAGCGTTTCTCCCTCTATGAAGATCTCACCGTCGAAGAAAACCTCGACTTTTACGGCGGCATTTACGGCCTACACGGACAGAGGCTGCACAGCCGCAAAGAGGCCATGATGGAGTCGTTGGAGCTTGCTCCCCACCGCCGCAAGCTTGCGCGGACGCTTCCCTTGGGCTGGAAACAGCGACTCGCCTTGTGCTGTGCTACCCTCCATGAGCCGAGAGTGCTCTTTCTGGATGAACCGACAGCAGGGGTGGACCCGCTTTCCCGCAGGGCATTTTGGCAGCTCGTCTACGGCGTGGCCGAACAGGGGAGCGCTGTCTTTGTGACCACGCACTACATGGACGAGGCAGAGTACTGCAACCGGCTGGGCATCATGCACGAGGGCCGGCTGGTCGCCTGCGGTTCGCCGGCGGCGCTCCGCGCGCGGTTCAGGGCAGGCCCTATGGAAGAGGTCTTCGTGCAGATTGTGGAGGGCGGTGCTCACCCAGCACATGCGCCCAGCGAGCCGGGTCACCAAGATGCGTAG
- a CDS encoding ABC transporter ATP-binding protein, with translation MEACAADIVVGDLWKAYGQVEAVKGLSFAVRQGRLFGLIGPDGAGKTTTLRILCGLLRADKGECLVKGHNVAVHPRRVKRLLGYMPQRFSLYPDLTVSENLRFFADLFEVPRAERETKVQELLAFSRLASFRQWRAGNLSGGMKQKLALCCTLIHTPAVLLLDEPTTGVDPVSRREFWRILGRLPGQGVTILVTTPYMDEAARCDEVAFVHQGRITAQGPPSELAKLARTSLLEVRCSRPLQAARLLSDLPSVLSVHAFGDHLRVGTKEPKQARQAIGKRLRGSGVPVHSLAEVSPTIEDAFVELMGK, from the coding sequence GTGGAAGCATGCGCCGCTGACATTGTCGTCGGTGACCTCTGGAAGGCCTACGGGCAAGTCGAAGCCGTCAAGGGCCTTTCCTTCGCCGTGCGCCAGGGCCGCCTCTTCGGCCTGATCGGCCCGGACGGCGCCGGCAAGACGACCACGCTGCGCATCCTCTGTGGTCTTCTCCGCGCCGACAAGGGGGAGTGCTTAGTCAAAGGGCACAACGTGGCCGTCCATCCCAGGCGGGTGAAGAGGCTCCTGGGCTACATGCCGCAACGTTTCTCCCTCTACCCCGACCTCACGGTCTCCGAAAACCTGCGCTTTTTCGCCGACCTTTTTGAAGTGCCGCGCGCCGAGCGCGAAACAAAGGTGCAGGAACTTCTGGCCTTCAGTCGACTGGCGTCCTTTCGGCAGTGGCGCGCAGGGAACCTCTCGGGCGGCATGAAGCAGAAGCTCGCCCTGTGCTGCACGCTCATCCACACGCCGGCAGTGTTGCTGCTAGACGAGCCGACTACTGGCGTCGACCCCGTGTCCAGGCGGGAGTTTTGGCGCATTCTGGGCCGTCTCCCCGGGCAGGGGGTCACGATTTTGGTAACCACGCCCTACATGGACGAGGCTGCCCGCTGCGACGAAGTGGCCTTCGTGCATCAGGGGCGCATCACCGCTCAAGGGCCACCCAGTGAGCTCGCCAAGTTGGCGCGAACGAGCCTGCTCGAGGTGCGCTGTTCGCGTCCTTTGCAAGCGGCGCGGCTCTTGAGTGACCTCCCCTCGGTTCTTAGCGTGCATGCTTTTGGCGATCACCTGCGCGTGGGCACAAAAGAACCCAAGCAGGCCAGGCAAGCGATAGGCAAGAGGCTACGGGGAAGTGGTGTTCCCGTCCACTCGCTCGCCGAAGTTTCTCCCACCATCGAGGACGCGTTTGTGGAGCTGATGGGCAAGTGA
- a CDS encoding efflux RND transporter periplasmic adaptor subunit encodes MIQTWKYGCLLWVTALFLFGCSRAREDHWLGSGTLEARQVTVGAKLAGQLVALYVDEGDTVRAGALLAAVDSSKLVLQRTQVSAAQRELRHNIANAKQAVELAGEQYGNARKQYERVRSLAERGSAPQQQLDNAQVALSTARTQLEAARNSLAALEERGKQLQAQRELLESQIRDAAVSAPLAGVIVAKYVEQGEMVAPGSPLVTIADLSEMWVKIYLPEPDLDKVSLGTRVAVRADALPAEVFAGTVSWVSPKAEFTPKNVQTRAARAELVYAVKVVVPNPQGRLLLGMPVEVSLVH; translated from the coding sequence ATGATCCAGACTTGGAAATACGGCTGCTTGCTGTGGGTAACTGCCCTGTTCCTTTTCGGGTGTTCCCGTGCGCGCGAGGACCACTGGCTCGGCTCGGGCACTCTGGAGGCGCGCCAGGTGACGGTCGGGGCGAAACTCGCCGGACAGCTTGTTGCCCTCTATGTCGACGAGGGCGACACGGTGCGTGCCGGGGCGCTCCTGGCCGCGGTTGATTCCAGCAAGCTGGTGCTGCAGAGGACACAGGTGAGCGCGGCACAGCGGGAGTTGAGGCACAACATCGCTAACGCCAAGCAAGCGGTGGAGCTGGCCGGGGAGCAGTACGGCAACGCGCGCAAACAGTACGAGCGCGTCCGCAGCCTGGCGGAGCGGGGCAGTGCCCCGCAACAACAGTTGGACAATGCCCAGGTAGCCTTGTCAACTGCCCGCACACAACTGGAAGCCGCCAGAAACAGCCTGGCTGCTCTCGAAGAGCGCGGCAAGCAGCTCCAAGCCCAAAGAGAACTGCTGGAGAGCCAGATTCGCGACGCCGCAGTTTCTGCGCCGCTCGCTGGGGTCATCGTGGCCAAGTACGTGGAGCAGGGCGAGATGGTGGCGCCCGGCTCACCGCTGGTGACCATAGCCGACCTCAGCGAGATGTGGGTCAAGATCTACCTGCCGGAGCCGGACCTGGACAAGGTCTCGCTCGGAACCAGGGTGGCGGTGCGTGCGGATGCACTGCCTGCGGAGGTGTTCGCCGGGACGGTGAGCTGGGTGTCGCCAAAGGCGGAATTCACTCCCAAGAATGTGCAGACAAGGGCAGCCCGCGCCGAATTGGTCTATGCAGTCAAGGTGGTCGTGCCCAATCCGCAAGGGCGGTTGCTCTTGGGGATGCCCGTGGAAGTGTCTCTGGTGCACTAA
- a CDS encoding UvrD-helicase domain-containing protein — MARTGSAKGKELLAALNEVQRAAVVDVEGPVLILAGAGSGKTRVLTYRIAYLIATGRAKPEQILAVTFTNKAAGEMRERVDQVVPGIAADIWVSTFHSAFARILRREGGRIGLPRNFSIYDEEDQKRLIKECIEELGLPDGRYNPGVVAALISRAKSAVVLPGDFASAAENEFEANVARLYQRYQQRLRGANAADFDDLLLLPIMLFRSHPLVLNAYQERFRYILVDEYQDTNRAQYELLKLLSSRYRNLCVVGDDDQSIYRWRGADIRNILDFERDFPDCKVHWLEQNYRSTKCILAAASSVIAHNRARKPKELWTDGATGEKVTILEAQSDTDEALAIIARMEREFQSRPRNFRDFVVLYRTNAQSRVLEEALRRSGIPYNVVGGVRFYERKEIKDVLAYLRVICNPHDTMSLLRIINSPPRGIGEATIVRLRAFATMLGIPLFEGLGRADQVEGLSPAMQERVLRFHRLIRKYIDLRSEVPAAELAGALLDDLGILRMYKEEGTEESLSRAENVRELLNGIADFCRNNPGTTLEDYLQEISLLTDIDTWNDRSNAVSLMTVHSAKGLEFPVVFITGLEEGLFPIARSFDSNEDLEEERRLFYVGSTRAKEKLYLCWATTRLRQGQTYSCMPSRFLGEIDQEHVEYETAGRVGKRAQRMAQPASRAGGERQRVTRRLKAYEEESQLPTYLMPGCRVRHPQFGLGTVLSIARASSGTKVTVDFDDYGQKKIILEFSRMQVL; from the coding sequence ATGGCGCGTACAGGGTCGGCAAAGGGCAAAGAACTTCTTGCGGCGTTGAACGAGGTGCAGCGCGCGGCCGTCGTTGACGTGGAGGGCCCGGTCCTGATCCTTGCCGGGGCCGGAAGCGGCAAGACCAGAGTCCTCACCTATCGCATCGCCTACCTGATTGCCACCGGAAGGGCCAAGCCGGAGCAGATTCTGGCCGTCACTTTCACCAACAAGGCCGCCGGCGAAATGCGCGAGCGCGTCGACCAGGTGGTTCCCGGAATTGCGGCGGATATCTGGGTGAGCACCTTCCACTCCGCCTTTGCGCGCATTCTGCGACGAGAGGGCGGGCGCATTGGCCTGCCGAGAAACTTTTCCATCTACGATGAAGAGGACCAGAAGCGGCTGATCAAGGAGTGCATCGAAGAGTTGGGCCTGCCAGATGGGCGCTACAACCCCGGAGTGGTCGCGGCGCTCATCAGCCGCGCCAAGTCAGCGGTGGTGCTCCCAGGTGACTTTGCCAGTGCCGCAGAAAACGAGTTCGAGGCGAACGTGGCGCGCCTTTACCAGCGCTACCAGCAACGCCTGCGCGGGGCCAACGCCGCAGACTTTGACGACCTGTTGCTGCTGCCCATTATGCTCTTCCGTAGTCACCCGCTGGTGCTCAATGCTTACCAGGAACGTTTCCGCTACATTTTGGTGGACGAGTATCAGGACACCAACCGCGCGCAATATGAGCTACTTAAGCTGCTTTCCTCTCGCTACCGCAACTTGTGCGTAGTGGGGGATGATGACCAGTCCATCTACCGCTGGCGGGGAGCGGATATCCGCAACATCTTAGACTTTGAGCGCGACTTCCCGGACTGCAAGGTCCATTGGCTGGAACAGAACTACCGTTCCACTAAGTGCATCCTGGCCGCTGCCTCCTCGGTGATTGCGCACAACCGGGCGCGCAAGCCGAAAGAGCTGTGGACCGACGGGGCAACGGGCGAGAAGGTGACCATCCTCGAGGCGCAGTCGGACACTGACGAGGCGTTGGCGATCATTGCCAGGATGGAGCGGGAGTTCCAAAGTCGTCCTCGCAACTTTCGCGACTTTGTCGTGCTTTATCGCACTAACGCCCAGTCGCGCGTGTTGGAGGAGGCGCTGCGCAGGAGCGGCATCCCGTACAACGTGGTAGGGGGAGTGCGCTTCTATGAACGCAAGGAGATCAAGGATGTGCTGGCATATCTGCGCGTCATCTGCAATCCTCACGACACGATGAGTTTGCTGCGCATCATCAATTCTCCGCCGCGTGGCATCGGGGAGGCAACCATCGTGCGGCTGCGCGCCTTTGCCACCATGCTCGGCATTCCGTTGTTCGAGGGCCTGGGCAGGGCAGACCAGGTAGAGGGGTTGTCGCCAGCCATGCAGGAGCGGGTGCTGCGTTTCCATCGGCTCATTCGTAAGTACATCGACCTTCGCTCCGAAGTGCCGGCCGCCGAGCTGGCGGGGGCGCTCTTGGATGACCTGGGCATCCTGCGCATGTACAAGGAAGAGGGAACAGAAGAGTCCCTCAGCCGTGCGGAAAACGTACGCGAGCTGTTGAACGGCATTGCGGACTTTTGCCGTAACAACCCGGGCACCACGCTTGAGGACTACTTGCAGGAGATTTCGCTGCTGACCGACATCGATACGTGGAATGACCGTTCCAACGCGGTAAGCCTGATGACCGTGCACAGCGCCAAGGGTTTGGAGTTCCCTGTGGTGTTCATCACCGGGCTTGAGGAGGGGCTTTTCCCCATCGCCCGCTCGTTCGACAGCAACGAGGACCTGGAAGAGGAACGTCGCCTTTTTTACGTCGGCAGCACCCGCGCTAAGGAGAAGCTCTACCTATGCTGGGCCACAACCCGCTTGCGCCAGGGGCAGACTTACAGCTGCATGCCGTCGCGCTTCTTGGGCGAAATTGACCAGGAGCACGTGGAGTATGAGACAGCCGGCAGGGTAGGGAAGAGGGCGCAGCGCATGGCCCAGCCGGCGAGCAGGGCAGGAGGGGAGCGCCAGCGCGTCACGCGTCGTCTCAAGGCCTACGAGGAAGAGTCGCAGCTCCCCACCTACCTGATGCCGGGGTGCAGGGTGCGCCATCCCCAGTTCGGTCTGGGTACAGTGCTGAGCATTGCGCGGGCATCCAGCGGCACCAAGGTCACCGTCGACTTTGACGACTATGGCCAGAAGAAGATTATTCTTGAGTTCAGCCGCATGCAGGTGCTCTGA
- the mltG gene encoding endolytic transglycosylase MltG, with amino-acid sequence MSQWLPNRRRFLIWAGSVAGACIVLAVAAAVILLFVPQFWHAQAEARQVTIARGMNLAQIARLLKEEGIVTDSRVFLLATKLLRAEARLKAGRYRLSPRLSHFRIVDLLRKGRVTAEWVSIPEGAESWTVASILARTLEVDSAAFIALTRDTSLLRELAVDASSLEGYLYPSTYQFYWGAAPEVVIRTMVREFWRQMGDSVQAGAQAMGMTLHQVVTLASIIEGEVMLDAERPLISAVYHNRLRLRMPLQADPTIQYLVPGRGRRLLKRDLAVDSPYNTYLYPGLPPGPVNNPGMASIVAALHPAPVDYLYLVARGDGGHVFSRTLREHLRAKERFDQVRRQVQAAQRQR; translated from the coding sequence ATGAGCCAGTGGCTTCCCAACAGACGCAGATTCCTCATCTGGGCGGGCTCAGTAGCAGGCGCTTGCATAGTCCTGGCAGTAGCGGCTGCGGTCATCCTGCTCTTTGTGCCCCAGTTCTGGCACGCGCAGGCGGAGGCGCGGCAGGTGACCATCGCGCGCGGGATGAACCTTGCCCAAATCGCTCGCCTCCTCAAGGAAGAGGGCATCGTCACCGACAGCCGAGTCTTTCTCCTTGCCACCAAGCTGCTGCGCGCCGAGGCGCGTTTGAAGGCCGGCAGATATCGGCTCTCGCCCCGGCTGTCGCATTTTCGCATTGTCGACCTGCTCAGGAAAGGGCGGGTCACCGCAGAGTGGGTGAGTATCCCCGAGGGGGCGGAGTCATGGACAGTCGCCTCTATTCTGGCGCGTACGCTGGAGGTGGATTCGGCAGCCTTCATTGCATTGACGCGCGACACGAGCCTGTTGAGAGAGCTTGCGGTAGACGCCTCGTCGCTTGAGGGATACCTTTATCCAAGCACGTATCAGTTCTATTGGGGCGCGGCACCGGAGGTGGTAATCCGCACGATGGTGAGGGAGTTCTGGCGGCAGATGGGCGACAGTGTGCAGGCGGGCGCGCAGGCGATGGGCATGACGCTCCACCAGGTGGTGACCCTGGCCTCGATCATTGAGGGTGAGGTAATGCTTGATGCAGAGCGTCCGCTCATTTCCGCTGTCTACCATAATCGCTTGCGGCTGCGCATGCCGTTGCAGGCCGATCCGACCATACAATATCTCGTCCCGGGCCGAGGGCGCCGTCTGCTCAAGAGGGACTTGGCGGTCGATTCGCCGTACAACACGTACTTGTACCCTGGCTTGCCGCCGGGTCCGGTGAATAACCCCGGCATGGCCTCCATCGTGGCGGCGCTGCATCCGGCGCCGGTGGACTATCTCTACTTGGTGGCCCGCGGGGATGGCGGGCATGTGTTCAGCCGCACGCTCCGCGAGCATCTGCGTGCCAAGGAGCGCTTTGACCAGGTGCGGCGGCAGGTACAAGCAGCGCAGCGACAAAGGTGA
- a CDS encoding NUDIX hydrolase codes for MQQTEKCPHCGQPIPRHRNPVPTVDAVIEVPLPQGGEGIVLIRRKNPPLGWALPGGFVDYGETVEQAVVREAKEETGLSIRLKGLLGVYSAPDRDPRGHTISIVFVAEAEGSPEGQDDAASAAVFPLDRLPSDLAFDHGRIVADYLARWRGGQSKSGARP; via the coding sequence GTGCAGCAAACTGAGAAGTGCCCACACTGTGGCCAGCCAATTCCACGCCATCGGAACCCAGTACCAACGGTGGACGCGGTGATTGAAGTCCCCCTCCCGCAAGGGGGAGAGGGTATCGTGCTCATCCGGCGCAAGAATCCGCCGTTGGGTTGGGCGCTGCCCGGCGGTTTTGTGGACTATGGCGAGACGGTCGAGCAGGCGGTAGTGCGCGAGGCAAAGGAGGAAACAGGTCTAAGCATCCGCCTGAAAGGGTTGCTGGGGGTCTATTCCGCCCCGGACCGTGACCCACGGGGCCATACCATCTCCATCGTGTTCGTGGCGGAAGCGGAAGGCTCCCCTGAGGGACAGGACGATGCGGCGAGCGCCGCCGTCTTTCCCTTGGATAGGCTCCCTTCGGACCTTGCCTTTGACCATGGTCGCATTGTCGCCGACTACTTGGCGCGGTGGCGAGGTGGGCAGTCCAAATCCGGTGCACGTCCATGA
- a CDS encoding CPBP family intramembrane metalloprotease: MARRAHRHKSTRRRGAAVRAYLRLSRSPGYGFLGVVPLLVVYELLSLGRAHSHRSVVWYLVEELLRNGLQSAGGVSVLLLNALMIGVFALVGVLGIRWSGQKLQPLYLPVMLAEGGVLAILLALALNAVPRLMVVPPEGLFNVTTKLATAIGAGVYEEFVFRVVLLGGLVVLFSRGRRFPPWAAYMLALVISSIAFAVAHYFSMGRAPFDRHVFILRQLAGVVFGIIYCLRGFGVAAYAHTMYDLFVLFT; this comes from the coding sequence TTGGCCAGAAGAGCTCACAGGCACAAGTCTACCAGGAGGCGGGGTGCCGCGGTCCGCGCCTATCTCCGCCTGAGCAGATCCCCTGGTTACGGCTTCCTGGGCGTGGTCCCTCTGCTTGTGGTCTATGAATTACTGTCCTTGGGGAGGGCACATTCGCACCGCTCGGTAGTCTGGTATCTGGTCGAAGAGCTTCTCCGCAACGGACTGCAGAGCGCTGGCGGGGTGAGTGTGCTCCTGCTCAATGCCCTCATGATCGGGGTGTTTGCCCTGGTGGGCGTGTTGGGGATAAGGTGGAGCGGTCAGAAGCTGCAGCCGCTTTACCTTCCTGTGATGCTCGCTGAAGGAGGGGTCCTGGCGATTCTGTTGGCTCTGGCGCTGAACGCGGTGCCACGGCTGATGGTTGTTCCGCCTGAAGGCCTCTTCAACGTGACCACCAAGCTTGCGACGGCCATCGGCGCTGGCGTGTACGAAGAATTTGTCTTCCGTGTCGTGCTGCTGGGGGGCTTGGTGGTCCTCTTTTCCAGAGGGCGGAGATTTCCGCCGTGGGCTGCCTACATGCTGGCGCTGGTGATTTCCTCCATTGCTTTCGCCGTGGCGCACTACTTTTCCATGGGGAGGGCGCCCTTCGACCGCCACGTGTTCATCTTGCGCCAGCTCGCTGGGGTCGTTTTCGGCATCATTTACTGCCTGCGGGGGTTCGGGGTAGCGGCTTATGCGCACACCATGTACGATCTGTTCGTCCTGTTCACGTGA